The nucleotide window CCACGTTGTCCCCGACGAGATCGGCGATGACCGCGGGATTCCGGGGGTCGTCCTCCGGGATGCCCGCCTCGACCTTGCCCACCAGGTCCGCCCCCACGTCTGCGGCCTTCGTGTAGATCCCGCCGCCCAGCTGGGCGAAGAGGGCGACGAGGCTGGCGCCGAATCCGAAGCCCACCAGGGACAGGATGATCGTGTCCTGGGTGGCCTGGGCCGTGCAGGCGGCGACGGCCGTGCCGGCGGCGATGCACGCGTTGTACGTGATTGGATTCGCCGCAGGGCCTAACGCGCCGTATCCGTAGTAGAGCAGGGCGACGCCCGCGAGGGACATGCTGACAATGGCGAGTCCGGAGACCGCTCCGCCCCGAAGCGCGATGACCAGCGCGTCGTTGAAGGAGCGAAGCGATCCCGCGGCAGATCGGACGTTCGACCGGATCGAGATGTGCATCCCGATGTAGCCGGACAGCGCGGAGAACGTCGCTCCCAGGGCGAAGGCGCCTGCGGTCTCGAGGCCGAGCGTCAGTCCCTTCTGGAACCCGAGCGCCACCGCGAACAGGACCGCCAGCGCGGCCGCGATGAGCGCAATTGTGCGGTACTGCCTCCGGAGGAACGCCCGCGCGCCCTGCTGGATCGCCGAGCCGATCTCCTGCATCTTCTCCGAACCCTTCTCCTGGCGCAGGATCCACTGCACCAGGAATGCAGCGAACCCGAGCCCGACAAGGACAGCGATGGGAATCACAACGGCGAGGTCCACTTGCTCCATGTAACTCACTCAGGCTGATTGGCCCGCGGCAAGCTCCTCAAGGTATATAGGCTTTGTAGGGAGGCGACCCGCTACGCCCCGAACTTCTCCGTGCGGTTCGCCTGATTGAGCAGGATGGGCATCAGGTCGCGGCCCCGCACACGGCCCAGCGAGCCCCTGGCCACGCTGCGTTCGTCGAAGTGGGGAACCTCGTCCACGCGGACCCCTTCGCCGAAGATCGTGACGGGCACGGGATCCCCGGAGTGGTCCTTGATTGCGCAGGGCGTCGAGTGGTCTGCGGTGATCGCGACGATCACGTCCTGCGGGAGGTGGGCCTTCAGGTGCCCCATCATCTGGTCCATGCGCTCCACCACGCGGATCTTCTCGGAGGCCTTGCCGTCGTGGCCGCAGAGGTCCGCGGCCTTCACGTTCACGACGACGAGGTCGTACGTGGTCAGGGCGAGCAGGGCGGCCTCCGCCTTCGCGACCATGTCCGTGTCGAGGCCGCCCGTTGCTCCCTTCACCTCGAGGACGTCCATGCCCGTGGTGCGGAACATGCCCTTGATCAGCGCGACGCCCGCGATGCCCGCGGCCTTGAGGCCGTACTTCTCCGTCACGGGCTGGAGCTCGGGGGCGATGCCTCCGCCACGGCAGACGACCATGTTCGCGGGAGGCAGGCCGTTCTTCACCCGCTCCGCGTTCACCGGGTGGTCCTTGAGGATCTCGTACGCCTTCCGGGTGAATGCGTTCAGGAGCCGTGCGGTGGCCCTCGCCTTACCGGTCAGGGGCTTCGCGTCCAGGATGGGCTGCCCCTCCTCGTGAGGGTCCGTGTCCGTGACTTGGGCCGAAAGTCCCTTGCCGCGGAGCACAAGGACGGCCCGGTGCTCCGTGCCCTCCTTGAACAGGACATGGTGCCGGCCCAGCTTCATGCCGTTCAGGGAGGCCGCGAGGTCCGCGGTCCCCTCCTTGATTCGGCCGGCGCGGCGGTCCTTGAGCACGAGGTTCTCGTCGACGGTCGCGAAGTTGCAGCGGAACGCCACGTCCCCCTTCTGGAGCTCGATGCCCACGCCCGCGGCCTCGAAGGGTCCGCGGCCCGTGTACACCTCAAGCGGGTCGTAGCCGAACAGCGCGAGGTGGCTCGTGTCGCTCCCCGGGCGGATGCCGGGCCCGATGGGATCGAGCAGGCCGTTCATCCCGTTCGAGGCGAACCAATCCAGGTTCGGTTTCGGAGCCGCCTCCAAGGGCGTCTGGTGACCGAGCTCCGTGAGGGGCCGGTCCCCGAGGCCGTCGAAGATGATGAGCAGGATCCTGCGTTTGTCCATGGGTATCCGGCGGGTAGCGCGGCCGTTCAAATAGCTTTTGGCTTCGGGCCGCGTTCACGCGTCCTTCGCGGTGACCGGGAGGCCTGGGCTGATGTGGAGCTGGAAGGCCGCACTCCCTTCTCGACGGGCGACCTCAAGGAACCCGCCGGAGGAGAACGTCGCGAGGAAGTCGCCTCGCTCGACCTCGCCGTACGTGGCCACGAGGGGAAGGTCCGCCTCGTAGCCGCCTAAGCTCAGGTGGATACGGCCGCCGACCCGCCAGCGCTTCTCCACAACGTTCCGAGGCAGGTTCGTGATGATGTTACCGAACCGGTCGCTGGTGATCACGAGTCCCTCGAGACCTTTCGTCGTGGCCTTAGGCTCTCCGAAATCCAACTCGACGAAGTCCTTGATCACGGGCCCGACGTCCTTGACCTTCGTGCCCGTCATAAGGTGGGCCGCGACCGGCGCGAAGACGTCGCGCCCGTGGAACGTGGACGAGACTTCCTTGGCCAGGAGCTTCCGGTTCGTGATCGCGCGCGCCTCCTTGAGGCCGAGGTGCCTCGCGGCGGGGACCAGGAGCCCGTTGTCGGGTCCGACGAGGAATGCGCCCTCGCACACGAGGACGACGGACCGTCGCTGGGTTCCAACCCCGGGGTCCACGACGCCGATGTGGACCGCGAAGGGGAAGTGCGGCGTCGCCGTGAGGAGCACGTAGGCCCCGTGTCGGATGTCCTGCGGCCGGACGCTGTTGTCGAGGTCCACGATCGTGGCCTCGGGATCCAGGGAGAGCAGGACGCCCTTCATCGCGCCGACGTATTCGCCTGGGCCGAAGTCCGTGGTCAGGGTGTAGATTCCCGGCATGTCTCCTCTCAGGCGACGATTGGAATATTCCCGCCTCCGGCGGCTCACCGCAGGCGTCGGAGCCCGGCCTTGATGCGCGCAAGCTCCTGCTTCTTCCGCTCCAGGGCGGCTTCCGCCTTCTCCAGCCGCGCCTCGCGCTCCTTGAACTTCGCCTCGTGGGAGTGGATCTCCCCGCGCATCTCCTGGATCGCCGTGCGTTCTGAGGAGAGCCGATCCTTGAGGGCCGCGAGCTTGCCCGCGCGGTCCTCGATCGACTTGCGGCGGGTATCCAGGGAGTCCTGCCGACGCTTTGCGTCCGCTGCGATCCGGTCCTCACGGGCCGCGATCGCGGTTTCCCGCGCGTCGATCTCCTCCGAACGCACTGCCACGGCCTTCTCGCGGTTCTGGAGGTCCGCCTCGCGTCCTTCGAGCTCCCCCTCCCTTCCGTCCAAGGCGGCGGTCCTCCGCTCCAATTGGCCTTTCGCCTTGGCTTGCGAGCTCTCGAGGGCGGCGGCTCGCTTCGCGAGCTTCTCCTGCGCCTTCGCGAGCTCCGCCTCCCCTTCCTCAATGCCCGTCTTGCGCGACTCAATGTCTCGCAGATCCTCGAGGAACGCGGATTCCTGCTCGTCGAGGGTCGCCTTCAATGTCTCGAGGCTCTCCGCCGCCGAGGCCAGCTCCTTCTCCTTGGCGGCCGCATCACGCTCGCGGCGTTCGAACTCGGCCTTCTGGGCGCGAATCTGCTCGGACGCCGCCCCGCTTCGGTTGCGGAGGTCCTCCTCGGCGACCTCGAGGCGGTCCGCGCGTTCCAGGAGGCGGGCACCGTCCGCTTCCAGGGCCTGCTCGCGTTTGCCCGCCGCGGCCTCTCGCCGCGCCACAGCCGTTTCGCGGCGCGCTTGCTCCCGGTCCATCGTCTCCAGATCCGCGAGCCGCATCTGCGCGGCCTTCTCCGCACGAATCAACTTGAGGGATTGATCCTTGAGGCGGGACCGCTGGATCTCGAGCTCCTCTTCTAGCGTGGCCACGCCACGCTCCCGCCGCTCGAGTTCCTTGGACTGGCCGGCCACCTCGCGCTGGGCGCGCCGGAGTTCGACCTGGCGCTCCCGCGCCTCACGTTCCTCTCCCGCGATCTTCTTGTCCTTCGCGGCGAGGTCCTTCGCGAGCTTCTCGAGCTTCTTCGTCGCCCGCCCAAGTTCTTCCCGGCGGTCCTCGAGGGTCTCGTCGCGCGTCTCGACCTCCGCCGCCGTCCGTTCGAGCTCCGCCGCCCGGTCCGCCACGTGCACCTCGCGTATGCCGAGGTCCCTGAGCTTCTCCGTGAGCTCTTTCTCGCGCGCTGAGACGCCGACCTCCCGGTCCGCAAGCGAGGCGTCGTGCTCCTTCATCTGCGCCTCCCACTCGCGCGTGGCCTGGTCCCGGAGGTTCAGATCCCGTTCGCGCTTCTCGGCCTCCGCAACGCGCTCGTCGAACGCCTTGCGGGCGGCCCCGATCTTGTCCAGTTCCTTCTGGAGGTCCGTGTACATGTCGTTGAGCTGCTTGCGCTCCCCCTCGAACGAGGTTGCGCGGCCCTCGAGGGAGGTGAGGCGCTCGCCGAGGAGGCTCTCCCGCGCCGTGAGTTCGCGCTCCCGCTCGTCGAGCTTGGACTCGCGCTCGGAGAGCGTCTTCCTATGGCCGTCGGCCTCAGCCCGCGCTCTCTCGCCCTCCATGGCCAGGAGCTTTCTCTGGGATTCGATCTCGATATCCGCCTGGGTCCGTCGCTCCTCGAGGCGGCTCATGATCATGCCGCTCGCTTCCTTGACCGCGGCAAGCTCCGCGCGGAGTTGCTCGAGCTCCCGCTGCCGGACGGCTGAGCGCTGGTACTCCTGCTCGAGCTCCCACTTGCGGCGGTA belongs to Thermoplasmata archaeon and includes:
- a CDS encoding sodium/proton-translocating pyrophosphatase, yielding MEQVDLAVVIPIAVLVGLGFAAFLVQWILRQEKGSEKMQEIGSAIQQGARAFLRRQYRTIALIAAALAVLFAVALGFQKGLTLGLETAGAFALGATFSALSGYIGMHISIRSNVRSAAGSLRSFNDALVIALRGGAVSGLAIVSMSLAGVALLYYGYGALGPAANPITYNACIAAGTAVAACTAQATQDTIILSLVGFGFGASLVALFAQLGGGIYTKAADVGADLVGKVEAGIPEDDPRNPAVIADLVGDNVGDCAGRGADLFESTAAENIGAMVLGVVLYQYFGVAGIIFPLVARGFGVLASVVGVLIVRAKEDESPMSALN
- a CDS encoding 2,3-bisphosphoglycerate-independent phosphoglycerate mutase; the encoded protein is MDKRRILLIIFDGLGDRPLTELGHQTPLEAAPKPNLDWFASNGMNGLLDPIGPGIRPGSDTSHLALFGYDPLEVYTGRGPFEAAGVGIELQKGDVAFRCNFATVDENLVLKDRRAGRIKEGTADLAASLNGMKLGRHHVLFKEGTEHRAVLVLRGKGLSAQVTDTDPHEEGQPILDAKPLTGKARATARLLNAFTRKAYEILKDHPVNAERVKNGLPPANMVVCRGGGIAPELQPVTEKYGLKAAGIAGVALIKGMFRTTGMDVLEVKGATGGLDTDMVAKAEAALLALTTYDLVVVNVKAADLCGHDGKASEKIRVVERMDQMMGHLKAHLPQDVIVAITADHSTPCAIKDHSGDPVPVTIFGEGVRVDEVPHFDERSVARGSLGRVRGRDLMPILLNQANRTEKFGA
- a CDS encoding SAM-dependent chlorinase/fluorinase; this translates as MPGIYTLTTDFGPGEYVGAMKGVLLSLDPEATIVDLDNSVRPQDIRHGAYVLLTATPHFPFAVHIGVVDPGVGTQRRSVVLVCEGAFLVGPDNGLLVPAARHLGLKEARAITNRKLLAKEVSSTFHGRDVFAPVAAHLMTGTKVKDVGPVIKDFVELDFGEPKATTKGLEGLVITSDRFGNIITNLPRNVVEKRWRVGGRIHLSLGGYEADLPLVATYGEVERGDFLATFSSGGFLEVARREGSAAFQLHISPGLPVTAKDA